AACCGTCACCTTCTTGCGGTTTTCCACCACATAGAATTTTTGCTCCTTTTTCAACACTTTCCGTTACTTGTTTATGGATTTTTTCACGTAAATCTTTGCGAGCCATAGGACCTAACTCCGTCTCTTTTTCATTGGGATTTCCTAATTTAATTTCGCTCATAGCCTTTACAAAAGCGTCTTTGAATTTATCGTAAATGGCATCCACAGCAATAAATCGTTTGGCAGCAATACATGTTTCACCGTTGTTATAAATACGACCCATAACAGATTGTTTTACGGCATTTTCCATATCAGCATCCTTTAAAATTAGATAAGCATCATTACTTCCTAATTCTAAAACGGTTTTCTTTAAATTTTCACTAGCCAATTTACCAATAGCTTTTCCAGCAACTGGACTACCTGTAAGGGTAACACCTCTAACTAATTTATGTTTTATAACCGTATCTGATTGGTCGTGATCTATTATTAAAACGCTAAATAATCCATCTGGTAAGCCTGCATTTTTAAATATAGATTCTAAACGTTTAGCCGTTCCAGTAACGTTAGCAGCATGCTTTAATAACACACTATTTCCAGCCATTAAATTAGTAATAGCATAACGAATTACCTGGTAGCTTGGGTAATTCCAAGGCTGAATACCGTAAATAATTCCAATAGGTGCGTAGGTAATAATACCTTTACCGCCGTTGGATAATTCGCGGGTTTCGTTTTTTAAATTATCGGCAGCAATAGAGGCGGAATAATCGCAAATACCAGCACACAATTTTACTTCCTGATGACTTTGTTTAATGAGTTTTCCCATTTCGTTTGTCATAAGTTGTGCTAATTCGGACTTTTGATTTATTAATTCTTTTCCTATTGCTTGAATTATTTTACCACGTGCTTCAATGGATTTTGAACGCCATGCTGTAAACGCTTTGTGCGATTTTTCTATTATTAACTCCACTTCAGAATCAGACATATAATTATAGGTTTCCAACGTTTTTCCAGTGGCTGGGTTTATAGTTTTAAAGGTTTTTGTTTCAGTTTTCATAGTTTTTATTTTTTATTGTTGTTCACTTGGCACGATATACACATCATTAATATTTACATGATCAGGTTGTGATAAAGCGTAGTAAATAGCGTTGGCAATATCATCGGCTTTTAAAGTTGTCATGCTCTCCATGCCAGACATTTTCTCTTTAATGTCTTCATCGGTAATGGTATCAGTTAAATTCGTATCCACAGCTCCGGGCTCAATAGACGTTACATTAATACCGTATTTTGGTGCTAATTCTTGTCGTAGTCCTTCGGAAAACATTTTAACAGCAGATTTTGTAGCGCAGTAAACCGCACCTCCTGGGAAATAACGATTTGCAGCCATAGAAGAAATATTAATGATGTCACCGCCTTTATTTTTGATTAGAGTAGGGAGTACAGCTGACACACCATTTAACACGCCTTTAATATTGACGTCTACCATGGTATTCCATTCATCAGTTTTTAATTTTTCAACAAATGATAAGGGCATTAAACCTGCATTGTTAATTAAAGAATTAATGGTTCCATATTTTTCTAGTGTTTTAGTCACCACAGTTTCAAATGCTTTTTTATCAGTAACATCTGCAGTTACAACATATGCTTCACCTTGGTTATCTTCAATTTCTTTTTTTAAAGTGTTTAATTTATCTGTGCTTCTGGCCGTAAGCACCACTTTAGCACCTTTTTTAGCTAATAGTTTTGCTGTAGCTTTACCAATTCCACTTGAGGCTCCAGTAATTATAATGACGTTGTTTTTCATAGTTCCATAGTTTTAGAATTTTTTAGGTTTTCAGGAATGTAATTATTATCAATGTATCAGACAGTCTCTAATAGATTTATATTTAACGCAATACAAAAAATATTAATAGTAATTACGGATGTTTTTGGAATGTTTGAAATTTTAAACCAAACCTATTAGCATAAGTTTTCTTGCTACAATAGGAGAAAGAGGAATTTGCCTTGGCCTTTAATCAAAGGGGCTCATTATTTAAATTTCTGAAGAAAAAACACAATTAAGGAATAACCAACTTCAAGAGAAAATAGCATTTGGGCATCCAAAATTATAATTTGGTAGTAAATTCGTGCATTAGTAAAAACAATATTAGCTTGCTAAATCATGACACCATTGTGAAATAGTGATAATTCGGCAAGCTAATGTTGTAAAAAAGTTGATTAGTAAGTAGGTTACTTTTTAATCACTTTATAGGAATAAGATTTTTCATTAGTATCAATAATCAAAACATAAACGCCTGTAGCAAAATTATTGAAATCTATGCGTTGCATTTGATTATTGGATGCTTTAGAAGTAATCAGTTGCCCTTGTACAGAGTAAATGGTATACTTATAATTTGTTAATTGGGTATTAATTGTTAAGAAGTTAGAAACCGGATTTGGATAGAAACTAACAGCATTAAAATTAACTTTGGTTAAACCTAATGTTGAACTATCATAAATGCCTAAATCAATATCTAAATTGTTTGAACCACCTGCTGTTAGCGTCACATTGACAGTTTTGGTTATAGGATCAAAATCACTATCTACTGTGGGATCTCCACCTGCATTTTGAATACTAATATCTGGCAAGTTTAAGGTAGGTACTGCAGTTAAGGTATACGTTCCTGGTGTTAAAGCAGGTAAGATGTAAATACCGTTGGCATTAGATGTTGTAGATCCTAAAAAGCCATTTCCTGTAATGCGAATTGTTACACCTTCTACACCAGTCTCACCTGAATCCTTAATGCCGTTACCGTCCAAGTCATTCCAAACTAAATTGCCAATTTCAAACAAATCAAGGCTGTTTGAAACAGGGTCTGCTATACTTGTAGGATTTCCTAATAATGTTGGTGCGCAAGAGTTTCCTGAAGCAGCATAATTTATGATAGCTGTAGCTTCTAGCGTTGTTGTAGGTCTTGCAATAATAATACAATCTGAAACACCATTAAGATTGGTAATGGTATTGTTTGTTATTTCAGCATTAATAATATAATTTTCATCATCAATACCTGATGAATCTGTAATTAAAATTCCCGCTTGACTCATATCGGCAGGTGAATTGTCGGAATTTGGATTATCTATAGTATTATTATTAATAACTAAATTCCAAACGTCTGTTGAAACATCATCGCAAAATGGCCTAACATAAATACCGTTGTTTATGATACCAGATATCGTGTTGTTATCAATTGTTAAGGTTGCTTGCACACCATTGGATGTACTGTCACCATCTATAAACATACCATTACTCGTGTTTAAATTATCACCTATAATGGTGTTATTTGATATAGTTCCATAAAGGGTGTTATTAATACCATCTAAATTAATTAAAAGCGCATCACCATCCACATTGGTTAACATGTTTCCAGCAATAGTAAAGCGAGCTTCTAAATTAGTAGCTGCAGGACTACCATTTCCTAGGTGTACATCTATACCGCTACCAGATCCAAGCCAGTTGCTGAAATTATTATTGGTTATTACCAAAGTTGCATGGCTATTGTTATTTTCAAAAGCAACCTCTATAGCATCATCTTCTAATGTTCCTGTGTTGGAGTTATTATCAATCAGAATATTAGCATCTCCACCAATACCATTTTCACCTACACCAATTTTTATCAGGTCGTCATTGCCGAAATTACCAAAACTATTATTTAAAATAGAGGTACTCAATTCTGTAGTACTATTAGAGTTCAGATAGATTCCGTTTGTGTTATCTGCTGAAAACGCGTTACCAATTACGGATATATGACCCAATACATTGGACATATGAATAATACCTTGACTATTAGAGTTTAAAGAAGAGGTTAAGGTAAACCCAGAGATTGTAATATTTCCGGTATGTCCAGCCGCAAAAAAAGCTGGTGCCGAATTACCATTAATGGTTGCATTACCTGCATTTTCTGCTTGAATAGAAATACCATTTGGTCCCGTAGCAAGATTAATACTTTCGTTATAAGTACCATTGGCAACAACTATTATATCATTATTGGATGCGGCATTTACCGCAGCTTGAATAGTAGATTGATCTGTTGGAACATGGATAACCGTTTGTGCTAAAGCAAACTCTGTTATACATAAGCAAATTGTAAAAATTGTAAACGTAATTTTTTTCATGTGTTTAAAAATTTGGGGTTATTAAAATTGGGGTCAAATATAACCTTTATATAAAATTATACTAGGTTTAATGTATTAAAGGTTTAGGGTTTTAAAATTTCGGCAAAATTTTTATGCGGTTTTAACCCTAATTTCAAGTAAATGAATAGTATAGACGTACATGTTAATTATTTATAAGCGCTTCAATAGCGTAGTAGAGCCTGTTCTGGGCATTAGCTTGCGACCCAAAAAAGGAACGGAACAAGGTGCCATTTTCTGTAATTAATACCCATTGCGGAGTCCCTTCTGCTTCGAATTGATCATAGACTCTATGATGTTCGTCAATGTAAATTGGAAAGGGAATTTGACCATTTCGAAAAATACGCGTTATAGATGTTTTAGTTCCTTCTCGATTCTTAAAATCAGCATGAATACCAATTACTTGAATAACCGGGTATTTTGTTTGAAATTCATAAGCAAGAGGAATAGCGCGTCCTGTACATCCTAAACAGTCATTATTATAAATAATTAGTAATAAAATTTTGTTGTTGTACCTCGATATTAAATCAACAACAGCACCTTCTAAATCTTTAACATGAATGGATTGGATTTTTGAAGTCATATTTCAGTAAGATTTTAAGGATAACAGAATTTATTCATGGTTATAAAATTAATCATATTTAATAGATTAAAAATCAACTAAACATTATTTAATTATTAATGTTGTTTATGTGTTATTTACATGTACTTTTGCGCCCTCAAATAAATTTGGTATGAAGCGCATAAACGAATACAAGAAACTCTTTGGAGTTGAAAAGGAATTGGAACTTAAGTCTTTAAAAAAGAGCTATCGTGATTTGGTTAAAGAGTGGCATCCAGACAAGTTTCAAGATGGAGACGAGCGTCAAGAAGAAGCTGAAATAAAAAGTAGAAAGATTATAGATGGCTACCATTTTTTAGTCAGTATTGCACCAGAAACTATTGCTGCTAATTTAGAAGCTTACACAGAAACCATTACCAATTCTAGTATTGCAGATTATACCCATAAAGGCTTATTACTTGAAATTTTCTTTCAAGACGGTTCGTCTTATGAGTATTTTGGTGTAACGAAACAAGTGTATATTAAAATGATTAATAGTGATAAATTAAACCGTTTTGCAAAACGTAGTATCTATCCAAATTACACCTATAGAAGAACACAACGCACGCTAGAAAACGCGTAACACATAAAATAGTTTTTAACTTTTAATAAAAATTTAAAACTCCAATAGCGGTCTGTTTGGTCATATCTATTGGAGTTTTCTTTTTATAAATACATGATTATTAACACGCCTGATAATTGTCATGTTATCTAATTATTATATTTTATACTTTAGTAATATCTTCATTCTCACGAAGAAATTTAAAAACTTGGGTATGCGAATATTTACAATTCTACTGTTCATTTTACTGCTGAATAGCTGTAAGTCTGAAAAAAAAATAGAAGAATCTATTGATAATTATGTTCCCGCACGTACGGAATTAAGTTACGATTCTAAAATCTTTCTAGGTAATCGCTTATTTTCAGAAAAAACCTGTGTTACCTGTCACGACATAGACACCTATTTTAAAGCGCCATCGGTTATTGAAATTATGAAGGTGTACAAAGAAAACAACGCTGATATTGTGGCGTTTTTAAAGGGCAATTCCAAACCAATTTTAGATGTAACGGCAAGTGAAATTGCTATTATGCAAGACAATATTGATGGGTTCCTAAAAAATATTACCGATGAGGAACTAAATGCCATCGCTACATATATGATGCATGTTGATGAGTTGGTGAAAAATAGATAGCATTTTTTATAATAAAATGTGCATAAATCAAGCGTAATAAAAGCTATGACACATTGTGTTTATAAATATCAGCAATTTTCGGTCGGATTACTTCAAATGATTTGTATTTTTCAGAAAAATATTTTTAAAATGTCGAAAGAACAATTTATGAAAGAAGCTGTAAACGCAGCTTTAAAAGGAATGAATAATAACGAAGGTGGACCATTTGGTTGCGTTATTGTTAAAGATGGAAAAATAGTTGGACGTGGAAATAACAAAGTTACCTCTAGTAATGACCCTACGGCACATGCTGAAGTGACTGCCATTAGAGATGCCTGCAAAAATTTGGGCTCTTTTCAATTGGATGGTTGTGAAATTTACACATCTTGCGAACCGTGTCCTATGTGTTTAGGTGCTATTTATTGGGCAAGACCTGATAAAGTGTATTACGGAAGTAGCCAAAATGACGCTGCTAATATTGGTTTTGATGATGAGTTTATATACAAGGAAATTCCATTACCATATGCTGAACGTAGCATTCCATTTGAGCAATTGGCGCGCGATATTGCTATTGAACCTTTTCAGGAATGGACGAAAAAAATTGATAAAACGGCTTATTAGATTAGAGATAACGTCAGTTCGAGTGTTCCGAGTTTACGAGAAATGTATCAAGAACGTTTGTTATAATAAAACCTTCTCGACACAAAATTTCTAAATTGAAATTTCACTCGAAGTGACGATATAGTTAAGAAGCAATTCTCCAATCGATAGAACTTTCTAAAACAAATTGAAACTAAAACATGATCACCTTCATACTAAATAACAAAACCATTAAAACGCCAGAACATGCGGGAATGACGTTATTGGATTTTGTTCGTTACCAACAACGACTCACTGGCACCAAAATAGGATGTCGTGAAGGCGATTGTGGTGCATGCACCGTTTTAGTCGGCACTCTAAATGAGCGTGGTGTTATGGAATACCAAACTATTACATCCTGTATTTCACCATTAGGAAATGCCCATGGTAAACATATTGTAACGGTTGAAGGTACTAATCTAAAAGACAAATTAACTACGTCTCAAGAAGCCATGAAAGCAAATTACGCCACGCAATGTGGTTTTTGCACACCAGGTTTTGTCGTTTCGCTAACAGGTTTTGCATTATCAAATTCGGAAAAAAACTATAGTAATGCTTTAGATGCTATTAGCGGAAACATCTGTAGATGTACAGGTTACAAAGCCATAGAGAAAGCAGCACTTCAAGTGGTTGAAAAATTAGAAAATCAAGAAGTTCATTCTTTTGGTTGGTTGATTGATCATGGCTTTATTCCAGAATACTTTAAAAGCATTCCACAACGTTTACTAGATATTAAAGCAAAGGAATTAAATCAGCCCAAAGGAAAATTTGTTTCTGGAGGAACTGATTTATACGTGCAACAAGCCGATGATTTGGCGGATAACGATGTACACTTAATTGCTGAAAAAGGTTATTTAAAAGGAATTTCAATTAATGATGCTATCTGCACAATTGGAACCAATGCAACGGTTACCGATTTATGGAATCATACGGAACTAAACAGTTTGCTACCCAACTTACGAAAACACCTGAAGTTGGTGTCTTCAGAACAAATTAGAAATATGGCTTCCTTCGGTGGAAACCTAGTAAACGCGTCGCCAATTGGCGATATGACCATTTTCTTTTTAGCGTTAAATAGTGAGCTTACTATTATTGACGAACATGAAAATGAACGAACCCTTGCACTTAAAAATTTCTACCAAGATTATAAGAAATTTGACTTAAACGATGGGGAATTACTAAAGGAAATCCGTTTCAATATACCGTCAAATCAGTCCTATTTTAATTTTGAAAAAGTTTGCAAACGTACACATTTAGATATTGCAAGCGTTAATTCGGCTATTCATATTGCAGTAAATGACGATCATATTTCAGAAGTTCATGTATCCATTGGTGGCGTTTCCGCTATCCCAAAATATTTGCACGAGACCTCTAAATTTTTAAGGAGAAAAGATTTGACTGTTGAAATCATAATGCAGGCTAACGAAATTCTTCAATCTGAAATCTCACCAATTAGTGATGTTCGTGGCACTAGTGATTATAAACGACTATTGGCAAGACAATTATTTTTCGCACATTTTACCACGTTATTTCCAAAACAATTCACTTTAAACGATTTTGTTCAACATGCATAAAAACAAATCACATACCAATTTAGATTCTAAACTTGATGCCGTTACAAAATCATTAAAAAACAGCGTTAAAAATAGAGATTCGTACACGCATGTTCGTGGCGAATCACTCTATGTGGACGATGTCAATATCAGACAAGGTACCTTCCATGCTGTTGTTTTTGATTCACCAAAAGCACATGGAAAAATTATAAGTATCGATTATTCTAAAGCAGAAGCCTTGGAAGGTGTTGAACGTATTTTTACCTATAAAGATATTCCTGGTATTAATGAAATTGGGGGAATCATTGCAGATGAACCACTTTTTGCAGAAGATGAAGTCCATTTTTGGGGTATGCCAATTGCTCTTATTGTGGCAGAAACCGAATTTATTGCACGCCAAGCCAGACAATTAATTGCCATTGAAATTGAAGAATTACCAGTGATTACAACGGCCAAAGAAGCCAAAGCCAAAGGTAGTTTTATCAACGCACCACGTTCTTTTAGTTTAGGAGACACGGAAAAAGC
Above is a window of Bizionia sp. M204 DNA encoding:
- a CDS encoding FAD binding domain-containing protein, encoding MITFILNNKTIKTPEHAGMTLLDFVRYQQRLTGTKIGCREGDCGACTVLVGTLNERGVMEYQTITSCISPLGNAHGKHIVTVEGTNLKDKLTTSQEAMKANYATQCGFCTPGFVVSLTGFALSNSEKNYSNALDAISGNICRCTGYKAIEKAALQVVEKLENQEVHSFGWLIDHGFIPEYFKSIPQRLLDIKAKELNQPKGKFVSGGTDLYVQQADDLADNDVHLIAEKGYLKGISINDAICTIGTNATVTDLWNHTELNSLLPNLRKHLKLVSSEQIRNMASFGGNLVNASPIGDMTIFFLALNSELTIIDEHENERTLALKNFYQDYKKFDLNDGELLKEIRFNIPSNQSYFNFEKVCKRTHLDIASVNSAIHIAVNDDHISEVHVSIGGVSAIPKYLHETSKFLRRKDLTVEIIMQANEILQSEISPISDVRGTSDYKRLLARQLFFAHFTTLFPKQFTLNDFVQHA
- a CDS encoding redoxin domain-containing protein is translated as MTSKIQSIHVKDLEGAVVDLISRYNNKILLLIIYNNDCLGCTGRAIPLAYEFQTKYPVIQVIGIHADFKNREGTKTSITRIFRNGQIPFPIYIDEHHRVYDQFEAEGTPQWVLITENGTLFRSFFGSQANAQNRLYYAIEALINN
- a CDS encoding nucleoside deaminase, with amino-acid sequence MSKEQFMKEAVNAALKGMNNNEGGPFGCVIVKDGKIVGRGNNKVTSSNDPTAHAEVTAIRDACKNLGSFQLDGCEIYTSCEPCPMCLGAIYWARPDKVYYGSSQNDAANIGFDDEFIYKEIPLPYAERSIPFEQLARDIAIEPFQEWTKKIDKTAY
- a CDS encoding SdrD B-like domain-containing protein, translated to MKKITFTIFTICLCITEFALAQTVIHVPTDQSTIQAAVNAASNNDIIVVANGTYNESINLATGPNGISIQAENAGNATINGNSAPAFFAAGHTGNITISGFTLTSSLNSNSQGIIHMSNVLGHISVIGNAFSADNTNGIYLNSNSTTELSTSILNNSFGNFGNDDLIKIGVGENGIGGDANILIDNNSNTGTLEDDAIEVAFENNNSHATLVITNNNFSNWLGSGSGIDVHLGNGSPAATNLEARFTIAGNMLTNVDGDALLINLDGINNTLYGTISNNTIIGDNLNTSNGMFIDGDSTSNGVQATLTIDNNTISGIINNGIYVRPFCDDVSTDVWNLVINNNTIDNPNSDNSPADMSQAGILITDSSGIDDENYIINAEITNNTITNLNGVSDCIIIARPTTTLEATAIINYAASGNSCAPTLLGNPTSIADPVSNSLDLFEIGNLVWNDLDGNGIKDSGETGVEGVTIRITGNGFLGSTTSNANGIYILPALTPGTYTLTAVPTLNLPDISIQNAGGDPTVDSDFDPITKTVNVTLTAGGSNNLDIDLGIYDSSTLGLTKVNFNAVSFYPNPVSNFLTINTQLTNYKYTIYSVQGQLITSKASNNQMQRIDFNNFATGVYVLIIDTNEKSYSYKVIKK
- a CDS encoding NAD-dependent succinate-semialdehyde dehydrogenase: MKTETKTFKTINPATGKTLETYNYMSDSEVELIIEKSHKAFTAWRSKSIEARGKIIQAIGKELINQKSELAQLMTNEMGKLIKQSHQEVKLCAGICDYSASIAADNLKNETRELSNGGKGIITYAPIGIIYGIQPWNYPSYQVIRYAITNLMAGNSVLLKHAANVTGTAKRLESIFKNAGLPDGLFSVLIIDHDQSDTVIKHKLVRGVTLTGSPVAGKAIGKLASENLKKTVLELGSNDAYLILKDADMENAVKQSVMGRIYNNGETCIAAKRFIAVDAIYDKFKDAFVKAMSEIKLGNPNEKETELGPMARKDLREKIHKQVTESVEKGAKILCGGKPQEGDGYYYPATVLENVKPGQPAYDDELFGPVASLIKAKDEEDAMRIANDSRFGLGGGIFSKDVDRATKLAETHFDTGMVFINSFGLADPTMPFGGVKDSGYGREHGGFGMKEFVNVKSILISD
- a CDS encoding KTSC domain-containing protein; amino-acid sequence: MKRINEYKKLFGVEKELELKSLKKSYRDLVKEWHPDKFQDGDERQEEAEIKSRKIIDGYHFLVSIAPETIAANLEAYTETITNSSIADYTHKGLLLEIFFQDGSSYEYFGVTKQVYIKMINSDKLNRFAKRSIYPNYTYRRTQRTLENA
- a CDS encoding c-type cytochrome, whose amino-acid sequence is MRIFTILLFILLLNSCKSEKKIEESIDNYVPARTELSYDSKIFLGNRLFSEKTCVTCHDIDTYFKAPSVIEIMKVYKENNADIVAFLKGNSKPILDVTASEIAIMQDNIDGFLKNITDEELNAIATYMMHVDELVKNR
- a CDS encoding SDR family oxidoreductase: MKNNVIIITGASSGIGKATAKLLAKKGAKVVLTARSTDKLNTLKKEIEDNQGEAYVVTADVTDKKAFETVVTKTLEKYGTINSLINNAGLMPLSFVEKLKTDEWNTMVDVNIKGVLNGVSAVLPTLIKNKGGDIINISSMAANRYFPGGAVYCATKSAVKMFSEGLRQELAPKYGINVTSIEPGAVDTNLTDTITDEDIKEKMSGMESMTTLKADDIANAIYYALSQPDHVNINDVYIVPSEQQ